Proteins encoded together in one Thermococcus gammatolerans EJ3 window:
- a CDS encoding FeoA family protein gives MIVPLLSLVPGERGVVVDLRGGPNFRSRLYAMGLAPGAIVRVLESYPRGPIILEVGGTRLALGKGMASRVFVRKL, from the coding sequence ATGATTGTGCCTTTACTCTCACTGGTGCCAGGGGAACGGGGCGTTGTCGTTGATCTGAGGGGAGGGCCCAACTTCAGGAGCAGGCTCTACGCGATGGGACTTGCTCCAGGAGCCATCGTCAGGGTTCTTGAGAGCTATCCCAGGGGACCCATCATACTAGAGGTGGGCGGGACGAGACTGGCGCTCGGCAAGGGAATGGCATCGAGGGTCTTTGTGAGGAAGCTCTGA
- the feoB gene encoding ferrous iron transport protein B → MAMRVVALAGNPNVGKTTIFNDLTGMRQHVGNWPGVTVEKKEGVFEHKGERFLVVDLPGTYSLTAHSVDELVARNFLLNGNPDVVVDVVDATAVLRNLYLTMEIFEMGLKNVIIALNKVDLAEKKGIKIDPVKMSKALGVPVVPLNAKEGAGIEELKEKIWEMAHGMIKTNPVLPRYDPEVEREIEHISKCLEGTELADRYPLRWLAIKLLQRDDEVMKLVLRHLGEEKLKEIMTHIGEAEERYGRAMDLIIAGQKYEFIDDLTHEFMGHWKAKETLTDQLDRILVHPVYGFIAMAFVFYIVFKFVFAFGMPLQGILDDAFGRFGEWLAPHIADETLRGLLVDGIIGGVGAVLSFFPLVFLLFLALSFLEDLGYMARVAVLMEGILRKFGLPGKAIIPLILGLGCNVPAVMATRTLDEEKDRLVAMFVNPFIPCSARLSVISFLVGAFFGGDALVALAIYLLAFAVALLSAKLVSRFVSGEESPFVIELPEFLLPSWKSLLLHSWERSKEFVQKAGTVILVGSIIIWYLSNYPVPIGTGKSYAERLGHLVAPYLNLMGLDWKAGVSLIFGIIAKENVISTYSILYGGLSGDALREAMMSAMSPLQGFVLAVVTTLYIPCIATIGAVRAESNWKWALAVTVYMITVASLLGILIWHVGTALGL, encoded by the coding sequence ATGGCGATGAGGGTTGTCGCCCTAGCCGGGAATCCCAACGTGGGGAAGACCACAATATTCAACGACCTGACTGGGATGCGCCAGCACGTCGGCAACTGGCCCGGCGTCACCGTCGAGAAGAAGGAGGGCGTTTTTGAACATAAGGGAGAGCGATTTCTCGTCGTTGATTTGCCCGGAACTTATTCACTCACAGCCCACTCAGTTGACGAGCTCGTGGCGAGGAACTTCCTCCTCAACGGGAATCCCGATGTCGTCGTGGACGTCGTTGATGCCACCGCCGTTCTGAGGAACCTCTACCTCACGATGGAAATCTTCGAGATGGGGCTGAAGAACGTAATCATAGCCCTCAACAAGGTTGACCTTGCTGAGAAGAAGGGCATAAAGATAGACCCCGTTAAAATGTCAAAGGCCCTCGGCGTCCCGGTCGTCCCGCTCAACGCGAAGGAAGGGGCCGGAATCGAAGAGCTCAAGGAGAAAATCTGGGAGATGGCGCACGGGATGATAAAGACGAACCCCGTTTTACCGCGCTACGACCCCGAGGTCGAGAGGGAAATCGAGCACATCTCCAAGTGCCTTGAGGGAACCGAGCTGGCCGACCGCTATCCACTTCGCTGGCTGGCGATAAAGCTCCTCCAGCGCGACGACGAGGTCATGAAGCTCGTTCTTAGACACCTCGGCGAGGAGAAGCTGAAGGAGATAATGACCCATATTGGAGAGGCTGAGGAACGCTACGGACGGGCGATGGATCTAATCATAGCCGGCCAGAAGTACGAGTTTATAGATGACCTGACCCACGAGTTCATGGGGCACTGGAAGGCAAAGGAGACGCTCACAGACCAGCTCGATAGAATCCTCGTCCACCCGGTTTACGGCTTCATAGCGATGGCATTCGTCTTCTACATCGTCTTCAAGTTCGTCTTCGCCTTTGGAATGCCCCTTCAGGGGATTCTGGACGATGCCTTCGGCAGGTTCGGCGAGTGGCTTGCTCCCCACATAGCGGACGAGACCCTTCGCGGTCTCCTCGTGGACGGTATAATAGGCGGCGTCGGCGCGGTGCTGAGCTTCTTCCCGCTCGTCTTCCTTCTGTTCCTCGCGCTGTCCTTCCTCGAAGACCTTGGCTACATGGCGAGGGTAGCGGTGCTAATGGAGGGCATCCTCAGGAAGTTCGGCCTGCCTGGAAAGGCGATAATACCCCTCATCCTCGGCCTCGGCTGCAACGTTCCAGCTGTTATGGCCACGAGGACGCTCGACGAGGAGAAGGACAGGCTCGTTGCCATGTTCGTCAATCCGTTCATCCCCTGCTCCGCCCGCTTGAGCGTCATCAGCTTCCTCGTCGGGGCGTTCTTTGGCGGAGACGCCCTCGTCGCTCTGGCAATCTACCTGCTCGCATTCGCGGTGGCGTTACTTTCGGCAAAGCTCGTCAGCAGGTTCGTCTCGGGCGAGGAGAGCCCGTTCGTCATCGAGCTCCCAGAGTTCCTCCTTCCAAGCTGGAAGAGCCTGCTCCTGCACTCGTGGGAGAGAAGCAAGGAGTTCGTCCAGAAGGCAGGAACGGTAATCCTCGTTGGCTCGATAATCATATGGTACCTCAGCAACTACCCGGTACCTATAGGAACCGGGAAGAGCTACGCCGAGAGACTCGGCCATCTTGTCGCGCCCTATCTCAACCTCATGGGGCTCGACTGGAAGGCGGGCGTTAGCTTAATCTTTGGAATAATTGCCAAGGAGAACGTCATCTCAACCTACAGCATCCTCTACGGTGGTCTGAGCGGCGACGCCCTGAGGGAGGCGATGATGTCCGCCATGAGCCCGCTCCAGGGCTTCGTCCTGGCCGTCGTTACCACGCTCTACATACCGTGCATAGCCACCATCGGTGCCGTAAGGGCGGAGAGCAACTGGAAGTGGGCGCTCGCGGTCACGGTGTACATGATAACCGTTGCCTCGCTCCTCGGAATCCTGATATGGCACGTTGGAACGGCGCTGGGGTTGTGA
- a CDS encoding DNA-binding protein: MGKMEEVLRLINEGKRFPQEIAEELGTTVEEVEGIIELLKSLGYIEEIEQGPACETCPLRKICYGKCLVPRVKVLKPSFGVREREFTK; encoded by the coding sequence ATGGGCAAGATGGAGGAAGTGCTGAGGCTCATCAACGAGGGCAAGCGGTTTCCGCAGGAGATTGCCGAGGAGCTTGGAACTACGGTCGAGGAAGTCGAGGGAATCATAGAGCTCCTCAAGAGCCTCGGCTACATTGAGGAGATTGAGCAGGGGCCCGCCTGCGAAACCTGTCCGCTCAGGAAAATCTGCTACGGGAAGTGCCTCGTGCCGAGGGTGAAGGTGCTTAAGCCAAGCTTTGGAGTTCGGGAAAGGGAATTCACGAAATGA